A section of the Paenibacillus yonginensis genome encodes:
- a CDS encoding glycosyl hydrolase → MNYHRVYRSVCRLFFVVLPLIIASVSAAVPANALAGANPINPGATSEAKELLNTLYTVSGKNIISGQHDYLESPDEINNRLTRISGQYAGVHGYELGPIMGQTPSQIAEQRRNVVNSAINWYRSGGIVTMTFHEALPGTSPLWSNVQKSISQADFDKYVTPGTDEYKALIADLDSVAASLQTLKDAGVPVLWRPYHEMNGDWFWWGKKTNFTDLWNLMYDRFVNVHHLDNLIWVWSPNAPTNSNYSYGPYFPGLNNVDVLALDIYNNDFRQSYYDNLLKLAQGKPIAIGESGEMPDPGVLSSSQPRWSYFMTWGSMLTDNNSTSTIDNFMNSNYFLTKFKLSLLDKIPLLPQLEQPVIPLSSGLFGEYYSNVNLTGVPLTRTDAKIDFNWRSGSPGMSIPNDNFSVRWTGQIKPLYSETYTFSTLSDDGIRVWVNGSLIIDSWFKQSWYERYGSIALNAGQLYDIKVEYYEGQGDSMARLMWQSASQTKQTVPPEVLFHSEALLQ, encoded by the coding sequence ATGAATTACCACCGTGTGTATCGCTCTGTTTGTCGTTTATTTTTCGTCGTCCTGCCGCTTATTATTGCTTCTGTCTCTGCTGCTGTTCCTGCAAACGCCTTGGCGGGCGCGAATCCGATTAATCCGGGCGCCACTTCGGAAGCAAAAGAGTTATTGAATACGTTATACACCGTTTCTGGTAAAAATATAATCTCGGGGCAGCATGACTATCTGGAAAGCCCCGATGAAATCAATAACCGGCTTACCCGGATCAGCGGGCAGTATGCCGGGGTCCACGGCTATGAGCTAGGCCCGATTATGGGACAGACGCCAAGCCAGATTGCCGAGCAGCGCCGCAATGTCGTAAACAGCGCCATCAACTGGTACCGCTCCGGCGGTATTGTAACTATGACGTTCCATGAAGCTTTGCCAGGCACAAGCCCGCTCTGGAGCAATGTTCAGAAGTCGATTTCCCAAGCGGATTTTGATAAATACGTAACGCCTGGAACCGACGAATACAAGGCCCTGATTGCCGATCTGGACAGCGTGGCCGCATCCCTTCAAACGCTGAAGGATGCCGGGGTGCCGGTGCTGTGGAGACCGTATCATGAAATGAACGGCGACTGGTTCTGGTGGGGCAAGAAAACAAACTTCACGGATTTGTGGAACCTGATGTACGACCGGTTCGTCAATGTCCACCATCTGGACAACCTGATTTGGGTGTGGTCTCCGAATGCGCCGACCAACAGCAATTATTCTTATGGTCCTTATTTTCCGGGATTAAACAATGTCGATGTACTGGCACTGGATATCTACAATAATGATTTCAGACAATCCTATTACGATAACCTTCTGAAGCTGGCACAGGGCAAGCCGATTGCGATCGGAGAAAGCGGAGAAATGCCGGATCCGGGCGTATTGTCTTCCTCCCAGCCCCGCTGGTCGTATTTCATGACTTGGGGAAGCATGCTGACGGACAATAATTCGACCTCTACGATTGATAATTTCATGAACAGCAATTATTTTCTGACCAAATTCAAGCTTTCGCTGCTAGACAAGATTCCGTTGCTTCCGCAGCTTGAGCAGCCGGTGATCCCACTGTCGAGCGGATTGTTTGGCGAATATTATTCGAACGTTAATTTGACCGGCGTTCCGCTGACCCGAACCGATGCCAAAATCGACTTCAACTGGCGCAGCGGTTCGCCGGGTATGTCTATACCAAACGATAATTTTTCCGTCCGATGGACAGGGCAGATCAAACCGCTGTACAGCGAAACGTACACGTTCAGTACCCTGTCTGACGACGGAATACGCGTTTGGGTAAATGGCAGCCTCATCATAGACAGCTGGTTCAAGCAGAGCTGGTACGAGCGTTACGGCAGCATTGCGCTTAATGCCGGTCAGCTCTATGACATTAAGGTGGAATACTATGAGGGGCAGGGCGACAGCATGGCCAGATTGATGTGGCAAAGCGCAAGCCAGACCAAACAAACGGTACCGCCGGAAGTGCTCTTCCATTCCGAGGCTTTGCTTCAATAG
- a CDS encoding discoidin domain-containing protein: MGLRRLAGIKYGLFILEIVGLIVLLSHAGRSGHADLAVSAMGSNAVIWKLGSEDGKSAEFASSANAVKTMSAAEAKVEADWSQVPPGLNAAKNPVFEMDYNLKQIPENGVLFRVKILDAYKSVPQLAVFSNHQLSGIIQVAGSSGTGSGYSYNKSYELYIPKEQLQTGSNQLKLQLIRCMYCSAGEDPFLWLTWDDLSLEALSAPADEPIHGRYVQTGTNVNNFEFYYDEGAVRHLPYVLKWLGLAYSGNIMRVSCASDVGEACSDVLDYYKVLKEYNTQAAALYLYTGDIKLNADGSLPDAAKQKLADYFKRYGSYFQYYEVDNEPGLFNRSKAVDLAVANWLNEEGKKISPGLKTVAPGWAYWPAYSIKSCQNQKGGSRTCGTPDGWERDPAQRLELERVTDLTNGHAYGNSYADPQGGSLPENLMTFKGTQDSFSKPMLSTEFGTSGGHTDLPIYGASEPQSAVFDRIMRAHIGFADMFIQHAAFYKDFSLFQTGFDLSGRNPADTRQYEFETGGETRVDIMRRLTLAYATHGKPLVYKVLNKDETKDKLVYVRAVDTSKLAPLPVSEATSNKLLINFVNFENRTQTLKVKVTMPESTVYEGERFGAGETYADSRTYVTGLQASPELTFTETLGPGEAVQYILQPSSSVAAKPPAWITASEAKGSGIQVSWLESEGAASYDVLRAEGESGALTPIAEQVKGTTYTDSGVEKGKLYRYAIRVNGKNERSEEAKVLYTGTAELDRLAFTVSSNIPLEKSDPKAAIDGNPRTRWDTGSNQTPGPYYQIDLGAIRQVGKIVLDYAKSPYDYPRHYRVEVSLDGRNWRQVAEGEGRKERTEITFAPAEVKQIRINQTGTGGNFWSIHELHIYSG; the protein is encoded by the coding sequence ATGGGATTAAGACGTCTTGCTGGAATTAAATACGGGTTGTTTATTTTGGAAATCGTCGGACTTATCGTCTTGTTATCTCATGCGGGCCGGTCCGGGCATGCGGATCTCGCAGTAAGCGCTATGGGCAGCAATGCCGTGATCTGGAAGCTGGGCAGCGAAGACGGGAAATCGGCTGAATTCGCTTCCTCCGCTAATGCTGTTAAGACAATGTCTGCTGCGGAGGCAAAGGTGGAAGCCGATTGGAGCCAGGTTCCGCCCGGCTTGAATGCGGCCAAGAACCCTGTATTCGAAATGGACTATAACCTGAAGCAAATTCCGGAGAACGGGGTTCTGTTTCGGGTTAAAATTTTGGATGCCTACAAATCCGTTCCGCAGCTGGCGGTCTTCTCCAATCATCAGCTGTCGGGCATCATTCAGGTGGCCGGCTCGTCCGGGACGGGCAGCGGCTACTCGTACAACAAGTCTTATGAGCTTTATATTCCAAAGGAACAGCTGCAGACCGGCAGCAATCAGCTCAAGCTCCAGCTGATCCGCTGTATGTACTGTTCAGCAGGGGAAGATCCTTTTCTTTGGCTGACCTGGGATGATCTCAGTCTCGAAGCGTTGTCGGCCCCGGCTGATGAGCCGATTCATGGACGTTACGTTCAGACGGGCACGAATGTCAATAACTTTGAATTTTATTACGATGAAGGCGCCGTCCGCCACCTGCCCTATGTGCTGAAATGGCTGGGGCTGGCGTACAGCGGCAACATCATGCGGGTCAGCTGCGCCAGCGATGTAGGGGAAGCCTGCTCGGACGTACTCGATTACTACAAGGTACTGAAAGAGTATAATACGCAGGCCGCGGCCTTGTATTTGTATACGGGCGATATCAAGCTGAATGCGGACGGCTCACTGCCGGACGCCGCGAAGCAGAAGCTGGCCGATTACTTTAAGCGGTATGGCAGCTATTTTCAATATTATGAAGTGGATAATGAACCTGGTCTGTTTAATCGTTCCAAAGCGGTGGATCTGGCTGTCGCCAACTGGCTGAATGAGGAGGGGAAAAAGATTTCGCCCGGACTCAAAACCGTCGCCCCGGGCTGGGCGTATTGGCCGGCTTATTCCATCAAATCGTGCCAGAACCAGAAGGGCGGCAGCCGGACCTGCGGAACGCCGGACGGTTGGGAACGTGATCCGGCGCAGCGGCTGGAGCTTGAACGGGTAACCGATCTGACCAACGGCCATGCTTACGGCAATTCTTATGCCGATCCGCAGGGCGGAAGCCTCCCGGAGAACCTAATGACGTTCAAAGGAACGCAGGATTCCTTCAGCAAACCGATGTTGTCCACTGAGTTTGGGACATCAGGCGGCCATACGGATCTGCCGATCTATGGCGCTTCGGAACCGCAGTCGGCCGTCTTTGACCGGATCATGCGGGCGCATATCGGGTTCGCCGATATGTTTATCCAGCATGCGGCATTTTACAAGGATTTCTCATTGTTCCAGACCGGCTTTGATTTGTCCGGACGTAATCCGGCGGATACCCGGCAATATGAATTCGAGACAGGCGGGGAGACAAGGGTCGATATTATGCGCCGTTTGACGCTGGCATACGCCACGCACGGCAAACCGCTTGTCTATAAGGTGCTGAACAAAGACGAGACCAAGGACAAGCTGGTCTATGTGAGGGCCGTCGATACCTCGAAGCTGGCTCCGCTGCCGGTGTCAGAGGCGACCTCCAATAAACTGCTGATTAATTTCGTCAATTTCGAGAACCGTACGCAAACGCTGAAGGTTAAAGTGACAATGCCGGAATCAACCGTTTATGAAGGGGAGAGGTTCGGAGCCGGGGAAACCTATGCAGACTCACGAACTTACGTGACGGGGCTGCAGGCGTCACCGGAGCTGACCTTCACCGAAACGCTTGGTCCTGGAGAAGCGGTGCAGTACATTCTGCAGCCTTCATCAAGCGTAGCCGCAAAGCCGCCGGCCTGGATAACGGCCTCCGAAGCCAAAGGCAGCGGGATTCAGGTTTCATGGCTGGAATCGGAAGGGGCGGCCAGCTATGATGTGCTTCGGGCGGAAGGAGAATCGGGAGCGCTGACGCCTATAGCGGAACAAGTGAAGGGAACCACCTATACCGACAGCGGGGTGGAGAAAGGCAAGCTTTACCGTTATGCGATCCGGGTGAACGGCAAAAACGAACGTTCGGAGGAAGCGAAGGTTCTTTACACGGGAACCGCCGAGCTGGATCGTTTGGCGTTTACGGTCAGCTCGAATATTCCGCTCGAGAAATCCGATCCGAAGGCTGCGATCGACGGGAATCCCCGTACCCGCTGGGATACCGGCAGCAACCAGACACCGGGCCCGTATTATCAGATTGATTTGGGGGCCATTCGCCAGGTGGGCAAGATTGTGCTCGATTATGCGAAATCCCCGTATGATTATCCCCGTCATTACCGGGTGGAGGTTTCGCTGGACGGGCGGAATTGGCGGCAGGTTGCTGAGGGGGAGGGCCGAAAGGAACGAACGGAGATCACTTTTGCTCCTGCGGAAGTGAAGCAGATCCGAATCAACCAGACCGGAACGGGCGGCAATTTCTGGTCGATTCATGAGCTGCATATTTATTCGGGTTAG
- a CDS encoding YecA family protein: protein MLTEIQSLSEQLTREYAIKGKVATGLADLLSLLNKNRLLALAATYEVAGRSKMKKEQLVEALVDRMTDPDYVRSVLLLAEEPEWKWFERLLKKPVLEDKGDAFGEFVFLLEYGLVLAVEEEGTTYFILPDEIKAAYSKLNKTQFRKQQSRLWLIHDYAAALTNLYGAYKTDTLLSIFNAQNEEQLTEEELWTALNHFQLREQLFTIYGEYIVDLSLEPEESEEDLNGLLELRGNKPFYIPEQSELLKYKDDLYFEITPQLTRLKEYIVKEFAAEEAKADALVDNVQLACAVESPMEEIFAEFEPFGIKFETEEQVRQLSELVIDVYNHTRMWSNGGHTPTGLRKLLKPDVVKAAHTTHYFPNKKQQVTVTKVGRNEPCPCGSGLKYKKCCGKAQ from the coding sequence ATGTTAACTGAAATCCAATCTCTTTCTGAACAACTGACTAGAGAGTACGCAATTAAGGGGAAGGTCGCAACGGGGCTGGCCGATTTGTTGTCCTTGCTGAACAAGAACCGGCTGTTGGCATTAGCCGCTACCTATGAGGTTGCCGGCCGCTCCAAGATGAAGAAAGAACAACTGGTGGAAGCGCTTGTAGACCGGATGACCGATCCGGATTATGTCAGATCCGTTCTGCTGCTCGCTGAAGAGCCGGAATGGAAATGGTTTGAACGTCTTCTGAAGAAGCCGGTTCTGGAAGACAAGGGAGACGCCTTCGGCGAATTTGTTTTTCTACTGGAATATGGTTTGGTGCTGGCTGTTGAGGAAGAGGGGACAACGTATTTTATTCTGCCTGATGAAATCAAAGCCGCTTACAGCAAGCTGAATAAGACGCAATTCCGCAAGCAGCAAAGCCGGCTGTGGCTGATCCATGATTACGCCGCTGCTTTGACGAATCTTTACGGCGCTTATAAAACCGATACCCTGCTGAGCATATTCAACGCGCAGAACGAGGAACAGCTCACGGAAGAAGAGCTTTGGACCGCGCTGAATCACTTTCAGCTGCGCGAGCAGCTGTTCACAATCTATGGGGAATATATCGTGGATCTTTCGCTAGAGCCGGAGGAATCCGAAGAGGATTTGAACGGTCTGCTTGAGCTTCGGGGCAATAAACCTTTCTATATTCCTGAACAGTCCGAGCTTCTGAAATATAAAGACGATCTTTATTTTGAAATTACTCCGCAGCTGACCCGCCTGAAAGAGTATATCGTCAAGGAATTTGCAGCGGAAGAGGCGAAGGCCGATGCGCTCGTGGACAATGTGCAGTTGGCCTGCGCGGTCGAATCGCCAATGGAAGAGATTTTTGCCGAGTTTGAGCCTTTTGGCATTAAGTTTGAGACGGAAGAACAAGTCCGGCAGCTGTCCGAACTCGTCATCGACGTATACAACCATACCCGGATGTGGTCGAATGGCGGACATACGCCAACCGGACTCCGCAAGCTGCTCAAGCCGGATGTGGTCAAAGCCGCCCATACCACGCATTATTTTCCGAACAAAAAGCAGCAGGTTACCGTAACCAAAGTGGGCCGCAACGAACCTTGCCCTTGCGGAAGCGGACTCAAATACAAGAAATGCTGCGGCAAAGCGCAATAA
- a CDS encoding aldo/keto reductase, with the protein MNYRTLGRTGLKVSEIGYGAWGIGKSGWLGAEDQESLKALHRSIDLGLNFIDTALGYGNGHSESLVGQVVRERSETIYVASKIPPKNGQWPARAGVPSSETFTAEHVISSTEQSLRNLGMDTLDVQQFHVWSDEWVGQGDWLEGVLKLKEQGKIRFFGVSINDHQPANAIKLIETGVVDTVQVIYNLFDQSPEDVLLPACLKHNVGVIVRVALDEGGLTGTLTSDTTFAEGDFRSRYFRDDRKQQVVERVNKITQDLNISNTEMAETALRYVLSHPAVSTVIPGMRTVRNVERNMAVGDGKGLPDDQVAKLKKHRWIRNFYQ; encoded by the coding sequence ATGAATTACAGAACACTTGGAAGAACAGGACTCAAGGTATCGGAAATCGGATATGGAGCCTGGGGCATTGGCAAATCGGGCTGGCTGGGTGCAGAGGATCAAGAATCGCTGAAGGCGCTCCACCGCTCCATCGACCTGGGGCTGAACTTTATTGATACTGCACTTGGTTACGGGAACGGGCACAGTGAAAGCCTGGTAGGGCAGGTCGTCCGGGAACGTTCGGAGACAATTTACGTGGCCTCTAAAATACCGCCAAAGAACGGACAGTGGCCCGCTCGGGCAGGAGTTCCGTCATCAGAAACGTTTACGGCTGAGCATGTTATTTCCAGCACGGAGCAAAGCCTGCGGAATTTGGGCATGGACACGCTGGACGTTCAGCAGTTCCATGTCTGGTCGGACGAATGGGTCGGCCAGGGCGACTGGCTGGAGGGCGTTCTGAAGCTGAAGGAGCAGGGGAAAATCCGCTTCTTCGGCGTGTCCATCAACGACCATCAGCCGGCCAATGCAATCAAACTGATCGAAACCGGAGTGGTGGATACCGTCCAGGTCATCTATAATCTCTTTGATCAAAGTCCGGAAGATGTGCTGCTTCCGGCTTGCCTGAAGCATAATGTCGGCGTAATCGTACGCGTTGCTCTGGACGAAGGCGGACTCACCGGCACTTTGACGTCGGACACGACTTTTGCGGAAGGGGATTTCCGCAGCCGGTATTTCAGGGACGACCGCAAGCAGCAGGTTGTGGAACGCGTGAATAAGATCACTCAAGATCTGAACATCTCGAACACGGAAATGGCAGAAACAGCGCTTCGTTATGTGCTCAGCCATCCCGCGGTTTCGACGGTGATCCCAGGCATGCGCACCGTCCGAAACGTGGAACGGAATATGGCGGTAGGAGACGGGAAAGGCCTGCCGGACGACCAGGTGGCTAAACTTAAGAAACACCGCTGGATCCGGAATTTTTATCAATAA
- a CDS encoding IS3 family transposase, producing MSKKHFNQAERKALSKNPYIAKVSEKSLTYTDEFKRLFIDQYLSGKTPREIFETAGFDVSLIGMTRVEQCADRWKKAYERDGIIGLTDSRRGASGRPRQRELTPAEIMAKQEAKIKLLESQIDLLKKFDKNERRLCLEKNNPSESHRFEWIHQAMNQGFKRMTRYFCELLGVSRSGYYHYLQTADVRIKRAQKDEESVKWVKKAFDRRGFKKGARSIKMTLENEFGIVYNLKRIRRLMKKFNIVCPHRKPNPYKRMAKATQEHRTVPNLLQRDFRKEIPGLALLTDITYLPYGSSQMAYLSTLLDASTGEVLAQHLSDRMTLDLAADTVEKLMKQKRLKLPKGAFIHSDQGSHYTSPAFQKLLKKYKLGQSMSRRGNCWDNAPQESFFGHLKDHVDHHSCTTFESLKQEVNRYIQYYNNHRYQWGRKKMTPVQYRNHLLSAA from the coding sequence ATGAGTAAGAAACATTTTAACCAAGCAGAGCGCAAGGCTTTATCTAAAAATCCATATATCGCTAAGGTTAGTGAAAAATCATTAACATACACAGATGAATTTAAACGCCTTTTCATCGATCAGTATCTGTCAGGGAAAACACCTAGAGAAATCTTTGAGACGGCTGGATTTGACGTGTCTCTCATCGGCATGACGCGGGTGGAGCAGTGCGCAGATCGTTGGAAGAAGGCCTACGAACGGGATGGGATTATCGGACTCACCGACTCCAGAAGAGGGGCTTCAGGACGTCCACGGCAAAGAGAGCTTACACCTGCTGAAATCATGGCCAAACAAGAAGCGAAAATCAAACTTCTCGAGTCGCAGATTGACTTGCTAAAAAAGTTCGACAAGAACGAAAGGAGGCTATGCTTAGAGAAAAACAATCCAAGCGAAAGTCATAGATTTGAATGGATTCATCAAGCAATGAACCAGGGATTTAAGCGGATGACCCGGTATTTTTGTGAGCTCCTAGGGGTCTCAAGATCTGGCTACTATCATTACCTGCAAACCGCGGATGTACGCATCAAACGAGCTCAAAAAGATGAGGAAAGCGTAAAGTGGGTGAAGAAAGCCTTTGATCGCCGAGGTTTCAAGAAAGGAGCTCGCTCCATCAAGATGACCTTAGAGAATGAGTTTGGCATTGTGTATAACCTCAAACGGATTCGCAGACTCATGAAAAAATTCAATATCGTCTGTCCTCACCGGAAACCCAATCCCTACAAACGAATGGCCAAAGCCACTCAGGAGCACCGGACCGTGCCCAATCTTTTGCAAAGAGATTTCCGAAAAGAAATCCCCGGTCTCGCCCTGCTCACGGACATCACCTATCTGCCTTATGGATCTTCCCAAATGGCCTATTTATCCACCTTACTGGATGCTTCCACAGGCGAAGTTTTGGCTCAACATCTCTCGGACCGAATGACGCTGGATTTAGCAGCTGATACCGTAGAAAAGTTGATGAAGCAAAAGCGGCTTAAACTGCCTAAAGGAGCTTTTATCCATTCCGACCAGGGCAGCCACTATACAAGCCCAGCCTTTCAAAAGCTGCTCAAGAAGTACAAGCTTGGCCAGTCGATGTCCAGACGCGGTAACTGTTGGGATAACGCTCCGCAGGAGTCTTTCTTTGGTCATCTCAAAGACCATGTGGATCACCATAGCTGTACAACCTTTGAGAGCCTCAAACAGGAAGTAAACCGATACATACAGTATTACAACAACCACAGATATCAATGGGGACGTAAAAAGATGACTCCTGTACAGTACAGGAATCATCTTTTATCTGCGGCTTAA
- a CDS encoding DoxX family protein, translating into MLSLGLLIIRLVIGLIFAAHGAQKLFGWFGGHGIKGTGGWMESVGIKPGVPAAAAAGLVELIGGLAFAAGLFTAVVAILLALTMVMAIVKVHGPNGFWSTANGYEFHLILIAVFIGLAFTGAGSYSLDSLLFE; encoded by the coding sequence ATGCTTAGTTTAGGTTTGTTGATTATCCGTTTGGTTATCGGTCTGATCTTCGCCGCTCACGGCGCCCAGAAGCTGTTTGGCTGGTTCGGCGGACACGGGATTAAAGGAACCGGCGGGTGGATGGAGTCTGTTGGCATTAAACCCGGCGTACCGGCTGCAGCCGCTGCGGGCCTGGTTGAGCTTATAGGCGGCCTGGCTTTTGCGGCGGGGCTGTTCACAGCGGTGGTTGCGATTCTGTTAGCCTTGACCATGGTAATGGCGATCGTTAAGGTTCATGGACCTAACGGCTTCTGGAGCACGGCGAACGGCTATGAGTTTCATTTGATCCTGATTGCCGTTTTTATCGGTCTTGCCTTCACGGGCGCCGGTTCCTATTCCCTTGATTCACTGCTCTTCGAATAA
- a CDS encoding protein-glutamine gamma-glutamyltransferase produces the protein MITILSGNNALHALNLTPWEQNVLNMKQSSSVTYTYSSAEALVFELKMRKSIVDAATDLYRSGASFADFNRSRCNPRYWTRTRLGGFQLRNDVLPSDGINDIFQNGRMYGFECATAIVLVMYKAILDTVGPTAFNTYFPNLLLFTWYYDNDLQFNRVQLPDVYPGDALYFNNPDFNPARPGWRGENVIMLERNLYFGHGPGILPAEAMLAILNANRIPGSMTPAYVLKDALALNFEHIRKLQSGAARIGRRKYLFA, from the coding sequence ATGATTACTATCTTGTCCGGAAATAATGCCTTGCATGCATTAAATTTAACGCCCTGGGAACAGAATGTCCTTAATATGAAACAAAGCAGCTCGGTTACTTACACCTACAGTTCCGCTGAAGCTTTGGTGTTTGAACTCAAAATGAGAAAATCCATTGTGGATGCCGCCACGGATCTATACCGGAGCGGAGCTTCCTTTGCCGATTTCAACCGGAGCAGATGCAACCCCCGTTATTGGACCCGAACCCGTTTGGGAGGTTTTCAATTAAGAAATGATGTGCTGCCTTCGGACGGCATCAACGATATTTTCCAAAATGGGCGGATGTACGGGTTCGAATGTGCCACCGCTATTGTGCTGGTCATGTATAAAGCTATTCTGGACACGGTGGGACCAACTGCGTTCAACACTTATTTTCCCAATTTGCTGCTGTTCACCTGGTATTACGATAACGATTTGCAGTTTAACCGGGTTCAGCTGCCTGATGTATATCCCGGTGATGCTCTTTATTTTAACAATCCTGATTTCAACCCGGCTAGACCAGGCTGGCGCGGCGAAAATGTGATCATGCTGGAGCGGAATCTTTATTTTGGTCATGGTCCCGGCATATTGCCCGCAGAGGCTATGCTGGCGATTCTGAACGCCAACCGGATTCCGGGCAGCATGACCCCGGCTTACGTGCTGAAGGATGCGCTTGCCCTTAACTTCGAACATATTCGCAAGCTGCAAAGCGGGGCAGCCCGCATTGGAAGACGGAAATATTTGTTTGCCTAG
- a CDS encoding threonine synthase: MRFSYISHLHCPKCGKEYPADRIQQLCECGSPLLVDYDLKELKKNWMPADLAGRSNDLWRYHELLPVMDEKNVVTLGEGMTPLLRMERAGQDMGIPHLLMKDEGIIPTGSFKARGAAVGVSKAKELGVQELAMPTNGNAGAAWALYAARAGIKASIVMPVGAPLITRNEVAVSGANLNLVNGLISDAGQMVGQAVKAHGLYDASTLKEPYRIEGKKTMGIEIAEQMHWKVPDVILYPTGGGVGLIGIHKALKELAELGWIKNKLPRLVAVQAAGCAPIVKAWEEGRTDSQFWEQSETVAFGINVPKALGDFLVLAAIAETDGCAVAVEDGELLQEQALIARLEGAFVCPEGAAAFAAARRLKQSGWIQAEETVLVLNTGSGIKYPETVNVEAPVLQPGDLLQRRTEEGEVSWGRKGKSTNEM, translated from the coding sequence ATGCGATTCAGTTATATCAGCCACCTGCACTGCCCGAAATGCGGCAAGGAGTATCCCGCTGACCGAATTCAGCAGCTGTGCGAATGCGGTTCCCCGCTGCTGGTCGATTATGATCTGAAAGAATTGAAGAAGAACTGGATGCCTGCCGATCTGGCAGGGCGCAGCAACGATTTATGGAGATACCACGAACTTTTGCCTGTAATGGACGAGAAGAACGTGGTAACGCTTGGGGAAGGCATGACCCCTTTGCTGCGGATGGAACGTGCAGGACAGGATATGGGCATTCCACATCTGCTGATGAAAGACGAAGGCATTATTCCAACCGGCAGCTTCAAAGCCCGCGGCGCGGCTGTTGGCGTATCGAAAGCCAAGGAGCTTGGCGTTCAGGAGCTGGCAATGCCGACCAACGGAAATGCGGGAGCGGCATGGGCCCTCTACGCGGCAAGGGCGGGGATTAAGGCTTCTATCGTTATGCCGGTGGGTGCGCCGCTCATTACCCGAAACGAAGTGGCCGTATCCGGCGCCAATCTCAACCTGGTGAACGGGCTCATCAGCGACGCCGGGCAAATGGTCGGACAAGCCGTTAAAGCTCATGGGCTGTATGATGCTTCGACGTTGAAGGAGCCCTACCGGATTGAAGGCAAAAAGACGATGGGCATTGAGATTGCTGAACAAATGCACTGGAAGGTTCCGGATGTCATCTTGTATCCGACTGGCGGAGGAGTAGGGCTGATTGGCATACATAAAGCATTGAAAGAGCTTGCCGAATTAGGCTGGATTAAAAATAAGCTGCCGCGTCTGGTTGCCGTACAGGCGGCCGGCTGCGCACCGATCGTGAAGGCCTGGGAGGAAGGCCGGACCGATTCGCAGTTCTGGGAGCAGTCCGAAACTGTTGCTTTTGGCATTAACGTGCCGAAGGCGCTCGGCGATTTTCTCGTGCTTGCAGCGATTGCCGAAACGGATGGATGTGCTGTTGCGGTAGAGGATGGCGAGCTGCTGCAGGAACAGGCGCTGATCGCCCGGCTGGAGGGCGCCTTTGTTTGCCCGGAAGGAGCGGCAGCGTTTGCTGCGGCCCGCAGGCTTAAGCAAAGCGGCTGGATTCAAGCCGAGGAAACGGTGCTGGTTCTGAATACCGGCAGCGGAATTAAATATCCGGAAACGGTTAACGTAGAAGCACCGGTTCTTCAACCGGGCGATCTGCTGCAGCGCCGTACGGAAGAAGGGGAAGTAAGCTGGGGAAGAAAAGGTAAATCTACGAACGAAATGTAA
- a CDS encoding GNAT family N-acetyltransferase, with product MRQSDDKGLELEIIPWGSPAYEQALELRDRILRKPLGMSIYKDDLKAEEEDLHILARQDSAPAGVLLLRKVDEDTLQMKQVAVDGSRQGQGIGRQLVAFAERTAILKEVRKIILHARLTAVPFYEKLGYVRYGEPYTEIGLPHWSMQKTLKKPEPRE from the coding sequence ATGCGGCAATCTGACGATAAGGGGCTGGAGCTGGAGATTATCCCGTGGGGTTCGCCGGCTTATGAACAGGCGCTGGAGCTGAGGGATCGGATTCTCCGGAAACCTCTTGGAATGAGTATATATAAGGATGACCTGAAGGCCGAGGAAGAGGATCTCCATATCCTGGCCCGCCAGGACTCAGCGCCGGCTGGTGTACTGCTGCTGCGCAAAGTCGATGAGGATACGCTGCAGATGAAGCAGGTAGCGGTCGATGGAAGCCGGCAGGGCCAAGGGATTGGCAGACAGCTGGTTGCCTTTGCGGAGCGAACGGCTATACTTAAGGAGGTCCGGAAGATCATTCTGCATGCCCGCTTGACCGCGGTTCCTTTCTATGAAAAGCTGGGATATGTCCGGTACGGAGAGCCTTATACGGAAATAGGCCTCCCGCATTGGTCCATGCAGAAGACACTGAAGAAGCCGGAGCCACGCGAATGA